DNA from Phragmites australis chromosome 16, lpPhrAust1.1, whole genome shotgun sequence:
CGCGCGCGCGCCAGCAGCGGGAGGTGCCGGTGCCCCCACAGCGCCGCCGCCCCACGCTCCCGCTCCATCGCCGGCCGGACTCTGTTGTGCCGCCCATGGGAGCTCAGAATTCGGCCCTTGGTGGAGGCTGCTGGTTTCTTTGGGCCGTTGGTAGTAAGTGGGCCGCATAGAAGGCTGGGCCATCAACCCATGGCGGTAGATGGGGCCCATGGTTAATCATCTCAAACACTTcgatctttttatttttatttttttaaataaaaaatttataaatatatgcgtccattttgaaaaaaaaaaatgcaaatctaCGTAATGCAGTTTTCTAGTGATCAGTTGCCTGCCCAGGGGTGTACGTCGTGCCAGCCCAATGCAAAAGGGAGGGGCATGTAAGCCAGGCCAGGGTAGCACGCAGAAATCGACCGTTTAAGCCTAGTCAGGCTCTGCTTCTATGTGCTGTAGCTTTTCAAAGGAACAGACATGCAGAGAAGAAGAGTCATTGCCACCCCACAATATTTCTTACTAGCTTTTCAATGAGGCCCATAATCAATCCTCATATGACCTGAATTTTCCAAAAGGTCCTACTGCACGGTAAACCAAAGCTTTTAAGATCCAGGGTACCTGAAGTACTTCTCTAAGCCAACTTCTATGTGCTGTAGGATGTAGCTTCCCAAACAGGCTCCCGCAGGCACTGGCCTATATCGACTTGTTGGTTGTCGTAGACTCGTAGCCCTCTGAGCTGACAAAACTTTTCACCAGCAGAGAGGGAGTGCTACGCCTCCCATGCATGGATATTGGTCTTCCACGGACAAATGAGAAAACTTTGTTTCTTAGATTAATTCTAAGAAAAAAGAGGGTAAGAAATTAATATTAAGAAATAAGTTTCTGATAGATACACATGTCTGGCTAGTTTTTTAAGATCtcctaaaataatttattatctcaTAATCAGTTAGGATTGCTCGATGAGCTAATTTCTTCTATAACAAACAAATTCTCTCTTTCATCTTTAAATTACTTACCACATCATCTTCTTACTTAGGTAAACAcctaattaatatctaaaaaaactagtatTAAGAGTGGCCTTAATGGACTCATCATCTTACAACATTTGAGCCGGTTTCTGAAAAGAAAAGCCCACACAGTACCGTCGAACTCAACCTGGTTGGTGAAAGTTCTCCGTCTTGGAGACTAACCAATGTTCGAGACGGCACCGGCAACCTTCTCCTGTTTATTTGACACGCCGGATGGCCGGTCTCAATTGCAACTTGCAATCCCAAAACGAGACAGCCCACTGCTCGGCTATTGCCACATCATTTCAATTCACGAACATGGTATTGCGGTAAGATGGCACGTTGCTATACCTCTACCTGACAGCAAGTTCTACAACGTGACATGCCACCGTGAGAACGGCACGACACGACATAATAAGATGCCAAATTAGACTTCAGCTGGAATTCACGAGGATAACGTTGACGCCGGAAAAAGCACGATCAGATATAAAAACCCTGCCTTTGAGTTAAGCAAAATTGCAGGTCGTCGGTAGCCTGAAAAGATATCCCGTGGTTAGAACTTAAAAACAACAATTGCATGTGCATGAAAACTTCAACTTCACTACTAACTGAAGTCTGCAGCTAACCGTCAACAAGCAAGCAATTGTTCTGTTACTTTCAGAGTTACCAGCCAGTGGCCACAAAGTGACATTTCGCTCTCCAAATGGTGCACATGTCCAATAAAGTTAAAGCAGCACCCATTAGTGTGCAGCTTGAGCTGTAAGCTCAACCCACATTGGAAGCCTCCGGAATTTCAATCCATTGAAGATGCGGCGCAGCCATCAACTTTTTGTTTCATTAGAAACATATGGAAAGAAGAAAGGTCTGAAGAGACcacacctgctctctctctctctcttttgaaaAATAAGAAGGCAATTATTAAAATTTAAGAGCCAACAGAACAACTAGAAAGAGCCTTCTTCACAAAGCTTCAGAATTTGTTTCAGCTCCTCATGGCGACACCAACCACACATGCTACGTGTCTTGCAAGCAAAACCAGCATCTAAAGCCACTCACAGCAGCCACCACTGTATTTCGCAGCTTTTCTGTCATACACTTGCTAAATATGGCCCTCCAGGGCCAGCTCTAAGCATGTACTGCACCCAACTGATTTGATCCCATCAATATTTGCTCGAAGTTTGTCAGAAGATCTTTGAGATGGGATCACTCAGGATGACTGAAAAAGCTCCTGGTGCTGCGCTGCCAGAGTCTTCATGTGCCTACTTGCTTCAAGAACTGAAGGTGCACAAATTTCTTTCATCAATGTATGTAGATTTGTTCCATAATAGCTGAAGGTGCTCTTATGCTTATAAACTCCATATGGTGTAGATAATATGGGATGAAGTCGGGCAAGACGAAAACGAGAGGGAAAGAATACTGGAAGAGCTAGAGCAGGAATGCCAAGAAGTTTACAGAAGAAAAGTAAATAGTGCAAATATGTCTCGGATTCAACTGCATCAAGCATTAGCTGAATCTGAGGCTGAATTTACCAATCTACTACTTTCCCTTGGAGAAAGATCATTCCCAGGCCGAGTAACATCCGCATCATACAGGTCTCATTAAATCATATCGAACAAGAAACAGTAAGAAGCTAACCTGAAATCGCTTTATGCAGCCTGACAAAATGGCAGGCACTCTAAAGGAGCAGCTGAATTCCATTACACCAGCCCTACAAGAAATGCAGATGAGAAAAGAAGCCAGAGTAAAGCAGTTCATGGAGGTGCAAACCGAAATACAAAGGATTGCCTCCGAAATAGCAGGACACTCCGAGAATGAAGCTGTCACAGTGAATGAAGAAGATCTGTCACTGAAGAAACTCGAGGAGTACCAAAGCGAATTGCAAAGACTGAAACGAGAAAAGGTACATACGAGAAAGAACCCTGTattataataaatatatttaacaGCACTGGATCCGATTTCAGAATTTTACTTTCTCCAGAGTGATCGCCTCTGCAAAGTTGAAGAATACAAAGTCCTAATTCACAATTTTGCAAAAGTAATGGGAATGGATCCTTCAAAGATACTTGCTAATGTTCACCCAAGGTTGCTAGATGGACCAAATGAACAACAGACAAAGAACATAAGTGATGACATCCTCAAAAAGCTCAACGTGACTGTTCAGAAGCTTAAAGAAGAGAAGAACAATAGAAGTGAAAAGGTGATTTTTCTTATCCTTCTCACCTTCTGGTACCAACCAGTGCAGCCACACTTCATTTGGATAGGTAAATAATAACAGTGGCAGCATGAAGATCAGAGAATACATTCAAGCTCTCAGGGAGTTATACATATTGAAAAGAACCCCATCGCATATTTAGTTCAATAATAACCCATAAAGCAAACTGGCTTAATGCATTTACCAGATTCGTCACTAGTCTTCTTACAAAATCTCTACTGTTCAATTTGATAATGTGCTTATAGCATAAGCAAGTCTTTGATAAGCAAGCAGGAAATAATGAAATATTTAATATACCGTAAGAATATCAAAGAAAGAAATGCATGCGCTACTGCCTACTAATGCACAAATTATTTTGTAGCTCCATAGCCTCGTAAAAGCATTAACAAACTTATGGAATACTCTGGATATTGCCATGGAGGAGCGCCAACCATATGGGCAAATTAAGATATTTGCATTGACTTCAGTAAATGGTATGTTAGGTCCTGGAAGCCTCACTATAGACACAATTCAGCAGGTAAATCTCAGAGATCaaacttcaaaaataaaactTGAATTATGACAAATGAGTATACTGTCTTGCAGTTGATAAGTCTTTAATTTTACCATATTGATGAAATAGGTTGAATCTGAAGTTCAGAGACTAGATCAGTTGAAGGCAAGCAAAATGAAAGAGCTATTCCTAAAAAAGAGAGCAGAGGTTGACgaaatttgcaagaaatcaCACATGGACATGCCTTACCAAACAGAAATGGACAACATAATGGATCTGATAATGTCAGGTTCGTCCTGCCAATCAGACGTCATTCACTTTTTTCAGGGCTGGACTACATTTTCCGGTTTCCACTTTCCACTGCATTGACTAATATGACTATTTGGGGAATAAATGTACAGGAGATGTGGACCATGACAATCTACTAAAGACAATGGAtgaatatatatacaaagcAAAGGAGGAGGCCACAAGCCGGAAAGACATAATGGACAAGGTTGAAAAATGGATGGCTTCATGTGATGAAGAGCGATGGCTAGAAGAATACAGCAGGGTGCACTGGCTGCCTGATGACCATAGCCATATACATATGCCTTCTCTCCAAGTTTGATTTCATTAAGTTGATTATAGTTCTCTCTACAGGACGAGAGAAGGTATTCAATAAGCAGAGGAGCCCACAAGCACTTGAAACGGGCAGAGCGTGCTAGAATTATAGTTAACAAAATTCCAGGTATGTATTAGAGCTACAAGTAAAATGGAAAATTGATATGCAACGTATATTAACTAGAAAGGGTACAGGCTTGGTAGAACACTTAATGGCCAAGACACAATTCTGGGAACAGGAGAGAAACAAGGTCTTCCACTATGATGAGGTACGAGCTCATGTATTTCGATTTTAGAACAAAATCCTTCATAGTTTATacaatatttgaattttagaaatGAACTTGCCACACGATATTTATCCTAAACTGACCTAGATTGCCCACACAAACAGTTCAGGGTCCACTTTTACTTTTACCGCCACTGGTCAGTTATCTGCTGGCTTCCGCCCATCTTTGAACTATCATGAACATAATTTATAGTGATCTAAAAAGGGTCTAATTTTCATACTTCACAGAAGCCAAAATACTGAACAAGTGTACACTACAGTTTTGGTGCCGACAATGATAATAAGATTGTAGTGGCACAGCTTAGATGTATTTTTGAATTGGACAAATCCACGATACGCCACCGAATAACTGGCTAATCTCTAATATgccatccattgtgaggatgacatgtgggacatggacccacatgtcatcgaCACAATGATAGCATATAAGGAACATGATAAGTTATTCAGTGGAAAATTGTGGAATCTCACGGATTGGCACCTTTCAAATTCACCAAAAGTGAGAGGTAAGGCATCTTTTACAGTCGCTGCGGATAAGGTGGCGGCAAGTAATAGCTTCTTCCACTCGTAGGCTCACCTGTTCAAGCAACCTTGTGAACATAAATCATTCATGCAGCATTGAATATAAGTAATCAAGTATAGAGCATTCTTCCATGACCATTATTAGAGGGGTTCAGAGTTGAAGTTAAACTCTTAGTGCAACAAAGAATTGGACAGTTAGCAAGAAACCAAGTGATAATCATCTGT
Protein-coding regions in this window:
- the LOC133894890 gene encoding 65-kDa microtubule-associated protein 8-like, with translation MGSLRMTEKAPGAALPESSCAYLLQELKIIWDEVGQDENERERILEELEQECQEVYRRKVNSANMSRIQLHQALAESEAEFTNLLLSLGERSFPGRPDKMAGTLKEQLNSITPALQEMQMRKEARVKQFMEVQTEIQRIASEIAGHSENEAVTVNEEDLSLKKLEEYQSELQRLKREKSDRLCKVEEYKVLIHNFAKVMGMDPSKILANVHPRLLDGPNEQQTKNISDDILKKLNVTVQKLKEEKNNRSEKLHSLVKALTNLWNTLDIAMEERQPYGQIKIFALTSVNGMLGPGSLTIDTIQQVESEVQRLDQLKASKMKELFLKKRAEVDEICKKSHMDMPYQTEMDNIMDLIMSGDVDHDNLLKTMDEYIYKAKEEATSRKDIMDKVEKWMASCDEERWLEEYSRDERRYSISRGAHKHLKRAERARIIVNKIPGLVEHLMAKTQFWEQERNKVFHYDELPLLAMLKDYMLTLKEKEEEKYRQRENKKIQTLLVKRHEDSLMLRPNTSLSRPSSRGFTTSPGSTSIWSSRVSTKIQQPDSENSSAEKDVHAKKVRNRGMQSALGNNRSCSISHEDTASTIKQGLSPI